In Juglans microcarpa x Juglans regia isolate MS1-56 chromosome 8D, Jm3101_v1.0, whole genome shotgun sequence, the following are encoded in one genomic region:
- the LOC121242618 gene encoding uncharacterized protein LOC121242618, whose translation MFRLICIKLPQQLRPRASLICHGHLFTTSSLKTISERPNSTNPKSLTVSFLRNSCGLSLELAASASKKLNIENVENPNLVLDLLRTHGLTQNQIRHLISSRPLLLSADLGKTLRPNMELFKSLGFSGTSLAKLLGKDPLLLERDAYTVVEFFRAHGFSDEQISTLTMKRPTLYMLDTQKILKPKLEFFKSLGFSYLEIANRLSIEPYILGRSLENQIIPCVQKLRRIVGTDDNVLKVLRARFSLIEYNVETVLQANISILLSHGVPNSLVVKIFLLEPRSLLMRTYRFNGIVNEVMKLGFDPNNLLFVLAIRSMAVVSKAAWEKKVEAFKSFGLSKDEIDLAFKLQPMCMITSEKKIMKVMGFFVNNLKMKPSIISKSPNLLLFSLEKRIIPRCSVLQLLMSKGLIKEDTGIFHMLRMTEKTFVKKLVKKYQNEVPDVIRAHQGKIDFQGFPIDLRF comes from the coding sequence ATGTTTCGTCTAATCTGCATAAAGCTGCCCCAACAATTAAGGCCCAGAGCTTCACTAATCTGCCATGGCCACTTGTTCACAACTTCATCTCTCAAAACCATCTCAGAACGACCTAATTCTACGAATCCTAAATCTCTTACAGTTTCCTTCCTCCGAAACTCATGTGGGCTGTCCTTGGAGTTGGCTGCTTCAGCTTCCAAGAAGCTCAACATTGAGAACGTAGAGAATCCCAATCTCGTTCTGGACCTGTTGAGAACTCACGGTTTGACTCAGAACCAAATCAGACATTTAATTAGTAGTCGTCCGTTATTGCTTTCGGCCGATTTAGGCAAAACCCTTAGGCCCAACATGGAGTTGTTTAAATCCTTGGGGTTTTCTGGCACTAGCCTCGCCAAACTTCTCGGCAAAGATCCACTTTTGCTTGAGCGTGATGCATACACTGTGGTTGAGTTTTTTAGAGCACATGGTTTCAGTGACGAGCAAATATCGACTTTGACCATGAAGCGTCCGACATTGTATATGCTCGATACACAAAAGATCCTTAAGCCAAAGTTAGAGTTTTTTAAATCTTTGGGCTTTTCATACCTCGAAATTGCAAATCGTTTATCCATAGAGCCCTATATTTTAGGAAGGAGTCTCGAAAACCAAATCATTCCTTGTGTTCAAAAGCTTAGGCGGATTGTGGGCACTGACGATAATGTTTTAAAGGTGTTAAGGGCACGCTTCTCGTTGATTGAATATAATGTGGAAACAGTGTTACAGGCTAACATATCAATACTGCTTAGCCATGGTGTTCCCAATTCATTAGTTGTTAAGATCTTTTTGCTTGAACCGAGATCGCTGCTTATGAGGACTTATCGGTTTAATGGGATTGTTAATGAGGTTATGAAACTTGGTTTTGATCCCAATAATCTACTATTTGTTCTAGCCATCCGTTCAATGGCAGTGGTGAGTAAAGCAGCGTGGGAGAAAAAGGTGGAAGcttttaaaagttttggttTGTCAAAGGATGAAATTGATTTAGCATTCAAGCTGCAACCAATGTGTATGATTACTTCAGAGAAGAAGATCATGAAGGTGATGGGGTTCTTTGTGAACAATCTGAAGATGAAACCTTCAATAATCTCCAAGAGTCCGAATCTTCTACTGTTTAGCCTGGAGAAGCGGATAATTCCGAGGTGTTCAGTTCTGCAACTTTTAATGTCTAAGGGGTTGATTAAGGAAGATACTGGCATATTTCATATGTTGAGAATGACTGAGAAAACATTCGTCAAGAAGTTAGTGAAAAAGTATCAGAATGAGGTTCCTGATGTGATTAGAGCGCACCAAGGCAAGATAGATTTTCAAGGGTTCCCCATTGATTTAAGATTTTGA